A region of the Ranitomeya imitator isolate aRanImi1 chromosome 10, aRanImi1.pri, whole genome shotgun sequence genome:
CATGACCGTGGATCTGAAGCCGTTCCACTTCGTGCAGTTGCAGAGTACAGATGACCTCTCCGGAACCACGGTGACCTCTCAACATCCTGTGGCCGTCCTATCTGGCCATTCATGTGTTCCTGGTGTTGGAGGTTGCAGCCTTGTTTATGAACAGCTCCTACCAGAAAAAAAGTGGGGAAAGTCCTACATTGTCTCAGCCCCGTCCTTCTCATCTAGTGACAGCCAAGTTTCTGTCTTGGCGTCTAAACACACTTATCTGGAGTACCAGTCAGGTGAACAAAAGCTGACGACCAACCTAGAAGCAGGAAAACCAATGAAGATTAAGGTTTCTGCATCCAAACCCTTATCCATCCACAGCACAGAGAATATTCAGGCTTTTCTTTACGGCTTTAGTGGCAATTTTGAAGGCAAACCCTTCGGATCTTTCCTGATCAAAATCCCAGATACTGAATCGTTCTTCCATAATTACAGCTTTGTTGGACAGAAGGGATTTGACAATAATTTGGCCATTATTACAGCGAAGGCCTCGAGTGTTCCTGGATTCTTATTCAATGGGAAACCTCTACAAAATGTCGAATGGAAGGCAATCCCTAACACTGAGTACGTCTCGGCAGAAATTAATTATGGTGGAGGCTTCAGTTCCAACACAATGCAAAATCCCATAGAACCTTTCCTTCTCATAACTACTGGGTACTCAGGGGACATGGCGTATGGCACAGTGGGAGCGGGAATACAAGGTGTGTATGTCATGTTCTTCAGTATAGCTCATCTATTGTGTCTGGCTTTTGGACTTGTTTTGactatttttgccttttttttttttatagctccgGTGTGTCCACTACTCGATTCAATTGGTAATTCCACATCTACACAATGAGAAATATTTGtaataaatgaaaagaaaaatacTTGTGAATTATCACCAACTAATTGGTCCATAACGAGCTCCGATACAGCAAGTTGATTTTCTCTGGTTTCTATCATGTAAAAATTATC
Encoded here:
- the LOC138651594 gene encoding IgGFc-binding protein-like, yielding MNNSDNKKEVTVRKGEPVTFEYPNPQPVIGSGISSSSMIIKANDDITVMSYNFAGTSGDVALHYPVDQWGTKYTIFTPTDGPSKHYAQFAVAAHNSLTTITMVFSGTVHYNGKIYNKGDTMTVDLKPFHFVQLQSTDDLSGTTVTSQHPVAVLSGHSCVPGVGGCSLVYEQLLPEKKWGKSYIVSAPSFSSSDSQVSVLASKHTYLEYQSGEQKLTTNLEAGKPMKIKVSASKPLSIHSTENIQAFLYGFSGNFEGKPFGSFLIKIPDTESFFHNYSFVGQKGFDNNLAIITAKASSVPGFLFNGKPLQNVEWKAIPNTEYVSAEINYGGGFSSNTMQNPIEPFLLITTGYSGDMAYGTVGAGIQAPVCPLLDSIEIIKILRHLYRREKKSVYSNQLPSHNPLYVADLLFWKKVIKENPNGKQMSVQSVLMHRFCADKLHLIIRDTVIPGRDQDIGGKLSPEINSAQKSEGLL